A genomic stretch from Setaria italica strain Yugu1 chromosome VII, Setaria_italica_v2.0, whole genome shotgun sequence includes:
- the LOC101754801 gene encoding probable E3 ubiquitin-protein ligase ARI8 — MDSEDDMHDANDSADDDFYSGGEAGLAASDDGDADYDFADRDSDDSGELLSHRQQQNYSILSEVDIKQCQEDDINRVSTVLSISKSEACVLLRNYNWSVSKVHDEWFADEERVRKVVGLPEKHMELPTDREVTCGICFESCPRGTMSAAACGHPFCSTCWRGYISTAINDGPGCLMLRCPDPSCAAAVGQEMINALADDEDKEKYGRYLRRSYIEDNRKTKWCPAPGCEYAVEFVMGSGSYDVNCNCSYGFCWNCTEEAHRPVDCATVSKWILKNSAESENMNWILANSKPCPKCKRPIEKNQGCMHITCTPPCKFEFCWLCLGPWSEHGERTGGFYACNRYESARQEGAYDESERRREMAKNSLERYTHYYERWAANQSSRQKALGDLQSLQNDKLEKLSDIQSQPESQLKFIIEAWLQIVECRRVLKWTYAYGFYLPEHEHAKRQFFEYLQGEAESGLERLHQCAEKELQVYLEAESPSKDFNDFRTKLAGLTSVTRNYFENLVRALETGLNDVGPSTSHGTCSKSATSKSLGGKSKSGKNRASSTSSKTGGSNRGVDDSNIWTCDQCTYANPKSARACQACDRQHR, encoded by the exons ATGGACTCCGAGGACGACATGCACGACGCGAACGATTCCGCCGACGACGACTTCTACAGCGGCGGGGAGGCCGGGCTCGCCGCCAGCGACGACGGGGACGCCGACTACGACTTCGCCGACCGCGACTCCGACGACTCCGGGGAGCTCCTCTCGCACCGGCAGCAG CAAAATTATAGCATACTCAGTGAAGTTGATATCAAGCAGTGCCAAGAAGATGACATAAACAGGGTTTCAACTGTTCTTTCAATTTCTAAATCAGAAGCATGCGTTCTTCTTCGAAACTATAACTG GAGTGTTAGTAAGGTGCATGACGAATGGTTTGCCGATGAAGAGCGTGTTCGCAAGGTTGTTGGCTTACCAGAGAAGCACATGGAACTTCCAACTGACAGAGAA GTGACATGTGGAATATGTTTTGAAAGTTGCCCTCGCGGCACGATGAGTGCTGCGGCATGTGGTCATCCTTTCTGCAGTACTTGTTGGAGAG GTTACATTAGCACTGCTATAAATGATGGTCCAGGGTGTTTGATGTTGAGGTGTCCTGATCCATcctgtgctgctgctgttggACAAGAAATGATAAATGCACTGGCTGATGACGAAGATAAGGAAAAGTATGGGCGATATCTTCGCAGATCTTACATTGAAGATAACAGAAAG ACAAAATGGTGTCCTGCTCCTGGATGTGAATATGCAGTGGAATTCGTCATGGGCAGTGGCAGCTACGATGTTAACTGTAACTGTTCATATGGGTTTTGTTGGAAC TGCACTGAGGAAGCTCACCGCCCAGTAGACTGTGCAACTGTTTCAAAGTGGATCCTCAAGAACAGTGCAGAATCTGAGAATATGAACTG GATACTGGCTAATTCAAAGCCTTGTCCTAAATGCAAGCGACCTATTGAAAAAAATCAGGGATGCATGCACATCACATGCACTCCTCCATGCAAATTTGAGTTCTGCTG GTTGTGTCTTGGTCCATGGTCAGAGCATGGAGAGAGGACCGGTGGATTTTATGCTTGTAACCGCTATGAGTCAGCAAGGCAAGAAGGAGCG TATGATGAATCTGAAAGGAGAAGAGAAATGGCAAAGAACTCCCTTGAGAGATATACACATTATTATGAACGATGGGCAGCCAATCAATCG TCAAGGCAAAAAGCGTTGGGGGACCTTCAAAGTCTGCAGAATGACAAG CTTGAAAAGTTAAGTGACATACAAAGCCAACCTGAGTCACAGCTGAAGTTCATCATAGAGGCATGGTTACAG ATTGTCGAATGTAGAAGAGTATTGAAGTGGACTTATGCGTATGGATTTTACCTGCCAGAGCACGAACATGCCAAAAGACAGTTCTTTGAATATCTGCAAG GTGAGGCAGAATCAGGTTTGGAGCGGTTGCATCAATGCGCAGAGAAAGAACTTCAAGTATACCTTGAAGCAGAATCTCCCTCAAAAGATTTCAATGATTTCCGTACAAAGTTGGCTGGATTAACTAG TGTGACTCGCAATTATTTTGAAAATCTTGTCCGGGCTTTGGAAACTGGATTAAATGATGTAGGTCCTTCCACTAGCCATGGCACATGCAGCAAAAGCGCAACTTCCAAGAGTCTTGGTGGTAAAAGTAAGAGTGGCAAGAACAGGGCATCAAGCACCAGCTCCAAAACCGGTGGCTCAAACCGAGGTGTGGATGACAGCAACATTTGGACATGCGATCAGTGCACATATGCAAACCCCAAATCTGCCAGAGCCTGCCAGGCCTGTGACCGCCAACATCGATAG
- the LOC101760489 gene encoding skin secretory protein xP2, giving the protein MATPIASTTVVFATLLLVAASAADADHRAPAPAPGPARLPGAHGPRGAGLAPTPAPYGHPASAPAPVHAHVPRRHHYHPRHHAPAPSPAHSSQPASAPSPYHHGGHDAPAPAPAFGSHAASAPSPYSHRNQNAPAPAPAHGHGAQPASAPSPYHHGGRDAPAPAPIHAYQPASAPTPYSHGGHGAPAPTPVHANQPAGAPTPYSHVGSHAPAPAPVHAKQPARAPSPQHHGSSVAADAPSPHHGEATAPAPVPATARVGEEAPPPSDFASQPASDSPYYYPSYAPAPAPGGFSASVAVPGGASGLLGAIALCFCAAALIL; this is encoded by the coding sequence ATGGCTACTCCGATCGCGTCGACGACCGTGGTGTTCGCAACGCTGCTGCTGGTCGCGGCGTCTGCTGCGGACGCCGACCATCGCGCCCCGGCACCAGCGCCGGGTCCCGCGCGGTTGCCGGGGGCTCACGGCCCCAGAGGTGCCGGCCttgcgccgacgccggcgccttACGGCCATCCTGCctcagcgccggcgccggtccaCGCCCACGTTCCAAGGCGGCATCATTATCACCCTCGCCATCACGCCCCAGCGCCCTCTCCTGCTCATAGCAGCCAGCCGGCCAGCGCTCCGAGTCCGTACCACCATGGTGGCCACGACgctccggcaccggcgccggcttTTGGCAGCCATGCGGCCAGCGCTCCAAGCCCGTACAGCCACCGCAACCAGAACGCTCCAGCGCCGGCTCCGGCTCATGGGCATGGCGCCCAGCCGGCCAGCGCTCCGAGCCCCTACCACCATGGTGGCCGCGACgctccagctccggcgccgATTCACGCCTACCAGCCGGCCAGCGCACCGACTCCTTACAGCCATGGTGGCCACGGCGCTCCAGCGCCGACGCCGGTTCACGCCAACCAGCCGGCCGGCGCGCCGACTCCGTACAGCCATGTCGGCAGCCACgctccagcgccggcgccggtccaCGCCAAGCAGCCGGCAAGAGCTCCAAGCCCgcagcaccacggttcgtcagTGGCGGCAGATGCGCCGTCTCCGCACCACGGCGAAGCGACGGCACCGGCTCCGGTCCCAGCCACGGCTCGCGTCGGCGAAGAGGCTCCCCCACCGAGTGATTTCGCAAGTCAGCCGGCTTCTGATTCTCCCTACTACTACCCCTCGTACGCGCCCGCCCCGGCGCCGGGAGGTTTTTCTGCCTCCGTCGCCGTCCCCGGTGGAGCATCGGGGCTGCTCGGTGCGATTGCCCTGTGCTTCTGCGCGGCCGCGCTTATTCTTTAG